One Pseudomonas sp. FP1742 genomic window carries:
- a CDS encoding carboxymuconolactone decarboxylase family protein — protein sequence MQTRIDFYTASPDALKAMMALETAVSKLPLEKSLIELVKLRASQINGCAFCIDMHTADAIKDGETPRRLFAVTAWREAPFFTNRERAALAWTESLTQLSLTHAPDEDYAQLSAEFSPKEMIDLTVAISTINSWNRLAVGFRKMPQE from the coding sequence ATGCAAACCCGTATCGATTTCTACACCGCTTCCCCGGACGCCCTCAAAGCCATGATGGCCCTGGAAACCGCTGTCTCGAAACTGCCGCTGGAAAAGTCGCTGATCGAACTGGTCAAGCTGCGCGCCTCGCAGATCAACGGCTGCGCCTTCTGCATCGACATGCACACTGCCGATGCCATCAAGGACGGGGAAACGCCACGCCGGTTGTTCGCCGTGACAGCCTGGCGCGAGGCGCCGTTCTTCACCAATCGTGAGCGCGCCGCGCTGGCCTGGACCGAGTCCTTGACCCAACTGAGCTTGACCCACGCGCCGGACGAAGACTATGCGCAGCTCAGCGCCGAGTTCAGCCCCAAGGAAATGATCGACCTGACCGTGGCGATTTCCACCATCAACAGCTGGAACCGCCTGGCCGTGGGTTTCCGCAAGATGCCTCAGGAGTAA